One Rouxiella sp. S1S-2 genomic window, CTATCGCAGATCTTGATAAGCAACCCGATTCCGTTTCATCGGTACTTAAAGTGTTCGGCATTTTACAGGCTCTGGGTGATGAGCGCGAAATTGGCATCACTGAACTTTCACAGCGCGTCATGATGTCCAAAAGCACAGTCTATCGTTTTCTTCAAACGATGAAGTCTTTGGGATATGTCGACCAGGAAGGGGAGTCGGAAAAATACACGCTGACCCTCAAGCTGTTTGAACTGGGTGCTAAAGCGCTGCAGAATGTTGATCTTATTCGCAGTGCTGACATTCAAATGCGTGAAATATCGCGTCTGACCCGTGAAACCATTCACCTCGGCGCGCTCGACGAAGACGGCATTGTTTACATCCATAAAATTGATTCGATGTATAACCTGCGCATGCATTCGCGCATTGGTCGCCGTAATCCTCTGCACAGTACCGCCATTGGTAAAGTCCTGCTGGCCTGGGGCGAGCAGAACGACGTAGACGCCCTGCTGGCGGATATGCAGTTTACTCGCAGCACCGAGCATACGGTGATGGATGCGCCAAGCTTGGTTAAAGTACTCGAGCAAGTACGCAGCCAAGGTTATGGCGAAGATAACGAGGAGCAGGAGCAGGGGCTGCGCTGTATCGCGGTGCCAGTATTCGACCGCTTTGGGGTGGTGATTGCCGGCCTGAGTATCTCCTTCCCGACCATTCGCTTCTCGGAGGAGAGCAAAAGTGATTACGTGGCCATGCTGCATACTGCGGCGCGTAATATCTCCGAACAGCTGGGATATCATCAGTATCCGTTTTAAATAGCGTATCAAGCGCGGCTAGAATGCATAAAAAAGGCGAAGCACAGGGCTTCGCCTTTTTACCTTTCAATAGATGCGATTAACGATGCGCCAGCTCGGCGTGCTCTTCTTCATCCATCACTTTTTTATCAGTAAGTTTAAGCAGCTGGCTGGTAATTGTACCCGCAGTCATTGAACCACTGACGTTAAGTGCGGTACGGCCCATATCAATCAACGGCTCGATTGAAATCAGCAGCGCAACCAGCGTAACTGGCAGGCCCATGGCAGGCAGCACAATAAGCGCGGCGAATGTCGCACCGCCGCCCACGCCTGCAACACCCGCAGAACTCAGTGTCACGATACCGACCAGCGTCGCAATCCACATCGGCTCAAACGGATTGATGCCTACTGTTGGCGCAACCATCACCGCCAGCATAGTCGGATAAAGACCCGCACAACCGTTTTGGCCAATCGTCGCACCAAAAGAAGCGGCAAAACTGGCGATAGATTCAGGAATACCTAAACGACGAGTCTGTGCTTCTACGCTCAGCGGAATGGTTGCTGCGCTCGAACGGCTGGTAAAGGCGAAAGACAGTACTGGCCATACTTTGCGGAAGAACTTCGCCGGGTTTACGCCGGTGAAGGAGAGCAGCAGAGCGTGCACGACGAACATAATTGCCAGACCGAGGTAAGAAGCCACCACGAAGCTGCCAAGTTTGATGATGTCATGGATGTTTGAACCGGCCACCACTTTGGTCATCAGCGCCAATACGCCATACGGGGTCAGTTTCATCACCAAGCGTACTAGTTTCATCACCCATGATTGCAGGATGTCGATGAAGGCTAATACTTTAGGGCCTTTCTCGGCGTCGTCTTTCACCAGTTGCAGGGCGGCAACGCCCACGAAAGCGGCAAAGATAACCACGCTGATAATAGAGGTTGGGCTTGCACCAGTCAGGTCGGCAAAGGGGTTTTTAGGGATGAATGACAGCACCATCTGTGGCACGGTAAGGTCAGCCACTTTACCCACATAGTTGGTTTGTATTGCTGCTAAACGCGCCGTTTCCTGCGTGCCCTGTACCAGACCTTCTGCGGTGAGACCGAACAGCTTGGTAACGAAGACCCCAACCAGCGCGGCAATCAGCGTGGTGAACAACAGGGTACCGATGGTCAGGAAACTGATTTTACCCAATGAAGAGGCGTTGTGCAGACGTGCAACCGCGCTCAGAATTGAGACAAATACCAGCGGCATTACGATCATTTGCAACAGTTGCACATAGCCGTTACCGACGATGTTAAACCAGGTAATCGATGTTTTGAGTACCGCGCTGTCCGGGCCATAAATCAGCTGTAACGCGAGACCAAATACCACACCGACTACCAGGCCAACCAAGACCTTTTTTGCCAGACTCCATTGTGTACGGCTAGATTTAGCCAACAGCAAAAGGAGGGCAACGAAAACCACCACGTTTAATACGAGCGGAAGATTCATACCCAAGCTCCAGAGATAACTTTAATTAAATGTACTAGTGAGTACTGCCTTTAGAAGGGTGCACCAGTGTATTTCGCTGATGCATAGGGTATCAGATCAAAAGAGGGATTTATTATAACCAAAAGGAATGGGCTATTACTTTGGGTTATATCTAGCCAATTGATTGGTAAGTAATAATTATTTTAAGTGCCCACAATGTGCCCTAGCTTCGATGTATGGGCTGCATTGTTCGGGATTTATGCATTCTTGATAACTAGACCTTTGTGTCGTATAGTGTGACTACACAACTACGGTGCATCGAAGATGATTAAGAGCTTCAGACACAAAGGATTGGAGACGTTTTATAGGACAGGCTCTACTGCGGGAATTCAGGCTATGCATGAATC contains:
- the kdgR gene encoding DNA-binding transcriptional regulator KdgR — encoded protein: MAIADLDKQPDSVSSVLKVFGILQALGDEREIGITELSQRVMMSKSTVYRFLQTMKSLGYVDQEGESEKYTLTLKLFELGAKALQNVDLIRSADIQMREISRLTRETIHLGALDEDGIVYIHKIDSMYNLRMHSRIGRRNPLHSTAIGKVLLAWGEQNDVDALLADMQFTRSTEHTVMDAPSLVKVLEQVRSQGYGEDNEEQEQGLRCIAVPVFDRFGVVIAGLSISFPTIRFSEESKSDYVAMLHTAARNISEQLGYHQYPF
- a CDS encoding L-cystine transporter, with the protein product MNLPLVLNVVVFVALLLLLAKSSRTQWSLAKKVLVGLVVGVVFGLALQLIYGPDSAVLKTSITWFNIVGNGYVQLLQMIVMPLVFVSILSAVARLHNASSLGKISFLTIGTLLFTTLIAALVGVFVTKLFGLTAEGLVQGTQETARLAAIQTNYVGKVADLTVPQMVLSFIPKNPFADLTGASPTSIISVVIFAAFVGVAALQLVKDDAEKGPKVLAFIDILQSWVMKLVRLVMKLTPYGVLALMTKVVAGSNIHDIIKLGSFVVASYLGLAIMFVVHALLLSFTGVNPAKFFRKVWPVLSFAFTSRSSAATIPLSVEAQTRRLGIPESIASFAASFGATIGQNGCAGLYPTMLAVMVAPTVGINPFEPMWIATLVGIVTLSSAGVAGVGGGATFAALIVLPAMGLPVTLVALLISIEPLIDMGRTALNVSGSMTAGTITSQLLKLTDKKVMDEEEHAELAHR